The window CGCCCTGATCGTCATGGAGGACGCAGACATCGACGCGGTGATCTCCACCGCCGCCTGGGGCTCCTTCTTCCACCAGGGCCAGATCTGCATGACGACCGGCCGCCACCTCGTCCACCGCTCGCTGTACGCGGAGTACGTCGAGCGGCTGGCCGCCAAGGCCGACTCGCTCGCCGTCGGCGACCCGCACCGCGACCAGGTCCACCTCGGTCCGCTCATCGACGGCACCCAGCTCGCCAAGGTGCACGGCCTGGTCGAGGCCAGCGCCGCGCGCGGCGCCAAGCTGGCCGCGGGCGGCACCCACGAGCTGCTGTTCTACCGGCCCACGGTCCTCGCCGACGTCGCCGACGACACCCCCGCCTACGCGGAGGAGGTCTTCGGCCCGGTCGCGCCCGTACGGTCCTTCACCACCGCCGACGAGGCCGCCGCCCTCGCGGCCGACGGGCCCTACGGACTCTCCCTGGGCATCGTCACCCGCGACGCCGCCCGCGGCCTCGACCTCGCCGAGCGCATCCCCACCGGCATCGTGCACATCAACGACCAGACCGTGAACGACGAGGCAGTCGCGCCCTTCGGCGGTACGGCGGCCTCCGGCACCGGCGCCCGGTTCGGCGGCGAGGCCAATCTGGAGGCCTTCACCGACGTGCGCTGGACGACGGTGCGCGGGGACGTGGCGCCGTACCCCTTCTAGGGGTTACTGGCCGTTCGCCTCGGCCTGGGCCTGCTGCTCGGCCACGGCCTTGCGGACCTCGTCCATGTCGAGCTTGCGGGCCTGCCCGATGACGTCCGTGAGGGCGGCCTCGGGCAGGGCGCCCGGCTGCGCGAACACGGCGACCTGGTCACGGACGATCATCAGCGTCGGGATGGACTGGATACCGAAGGCCGCGGCCAGCTCCGGCTGCGCCTCGGTGTCCACCTTGCCGAACACGAGGTCGGGGTTCTCCTCCGCCGCCTTCTCGTAGACCGGGGCGAACTGCCGGCAGGGGCCGCACCAGGCCGCCCAGAAGTCGATCAGGACGAACTCGTTGTCCGTGACCGTCTGGTCGAAGTTCTCCTTGGTGAGCTCCACGGTGCTGCTCATGGCGTGTTCCCTCTTCCTGTGTCGGGGCGAAGCCGTCGGCACAACACGGCCGGACGGGCAGGTATTCCGTGCGCGGACAGTCACGCATCGGCGCA of the Streptomyces sp. NBC_00287 genome contains:
- the trxA gene encoding thioredoxin produces the protein MSSTVELTKENFDQTVTDNEFVLIDFWAAWCGPCRQFAPVYEKAAEENPDLVFGKVDTEAQPELAAAFGIQSIPTLMIVRDQVAVFAQPGALPEAALTDVIGQARKLDMDEVRKAVAEQQAQAEANGQ